In Anguilla rostrata isolate EN2019 chromosome 1, ASM1855537v3, whole genome shotgun sequence, a genomic segment contains:
- the pomgnt2 gene encoding protein O-linked-mannose beta-1,4-N-acetylglucosaminyltransferase 2 isoform X1 codes for MMQALGCRMNLAAVLNGLLVSVVAALLWKYVKLSEHAALLEEELLLTRQSQELSQVRIDYHAALQALQQHGTRMVCTGKMHTDRVCRFDYLCYSTEAEEFVFFHSNASVMLPNLGPRRFQPALLDLSSVEDHNTQYFNFLELPAAALKFMPKPVFVPDVALILNRFNPDNLMHVFHDDLLPIFYTMGQYSDLDEEARLVFMEGWSEGPHFQLYRLLSSKQPLLKEQLRNFGKLLCFTKSYVGLSKMTTWYQYGFVQPQGPKANILVSGNEIRQFSSFLAEKLNVTVGEQTEKTDEYIVVFSRSLNRLILNEAELILALAQEFQMKVVTVSLEEQSFADIVRVLSRASMLVSMHGAQLVTSLFLPRGAAVVELYPYAVNPEHYAPYRTLTSLPGMDLQYVAWRNTKEENSVTFPERAWDQGGIAHLEKEEQERIMKSKEVPRHLCCRNPEWLFRIYQDTKVDIASLLDALHQGLASRPGPKRARPASTVHPGRVREPKCQTSVQATNEAKLTVSWQIPWNLKYLKVREVKYEVWIQEQGENTYMPYILPHQNYTFSENIKPFTTYLVWVRCIFNKTLLGPFADVLMCRT; via the coding sequence ATGATGCAAGCTCTGGGCTGCAGGATGAACCTGGCGGCGGTTCTGAACGGCCTGCTGGTGTCGGTGGTGGCGGCGCTGCTGTGGAAGTACGTGAAGCTGAGCGAGCACGCCGctctgctggaggaggagctgctgctgaCGCGCCAGTCCCAGGAGCTGTCGCAGGTACGCATCGACTACCACGCCGCCCTGCAGGCCCTTCAGCAGCACGGGACCCGCATGGTCTGCACGGGCAAGATGCACACGGACCGCGTCTGCCGCTTTGACTACCTGTGCTACTCCACCGAGGCTGAGGAGTTTGTTTTCTTCCACAGCAACGCCTCTGTCATGCTCCCTAACCTGGGCCCGCGCCGCTTCCAGCCCGCGCTGCTGGACCTATCCTCCGTGGAGGACCACAACACCCAGTACTTCAACTTCCTGGAGCTGCCCGCAGCCGCCCTCAAATTCATGCCCAagcctgtgtttgttcctgacgtCGCTCTCATTCTCAACCGCTTCAACCCTGATAACCTCATGCATGTCTTTCACGATGATTTGTTGCCCATATTCTACACCATGGGTCAGTACTCGGACCTGGATGAAGAGGCCCGGCTGGTCTTCATGGAGGGCTGGAGCGAGGGCCCCCACTTCCAGCTCTACCGCCTGCTGAGCAGTAAACAGCCGCTCCTCAAGGAGCAGCTGAGGAACTTCGGCAAGCTCCTGTGCTTCACCAAGTCCTATGTGGGCCTGTCCAAAATGACCACCTGGTACCAGTATGGCTTCGTCCAGCCTCAGGGACCCAAGGCAAACATACTGGTGTCGGGAAACGAGATCAGGCAGTTTTCATCGTTCTTGGCAGAGAAGCTGAACGTGACGGTGGGGGAGCAGACAGAGAAGACGGACGAGTATATTGTGGTCTTCAGCCGCTCTCTTAACAGGCTGATCCTGAACGAGGCGGAGCTGATCCTGGCACTAGCGCAGGAGTTCCAGATGAAGGTCGTCACCGTGTCCCTGGAGGAGCAGTCCTTTGCGGACATCGTCCGAGTCCTCAGCAGGGCGTCCATGCTGGTCAGTATGCATGGGGCCCAGCTGGtcacctctctcttccttcctcgtGGCGCCGCTGTGGTGGAGCTGTACCCATATGCCGTCAACCCAGAGCATTATGCTCCCTACAGGACACTGACCTCGCTGCCAGGTATGGACCTGCAGTATGTGGCCTGGAGGAACACCAAGGAGGAGAACTCTGTGACCTTCCCAGAGCGTGCCTGGGATCAGGGTGGCATTGCACACTtggagaaggaggagcaggAACGTATCATGAAGAGCAAGGAGGTGCCGCGACACCTGTGCTGTCGGAACCCAGAGTGGCTTTTCCGCATCTACCAGGATACCAAGGTGGACATTGCCTCCCTTCTGGATGCCCTGCACCAGGGACTGGCCTCCAGGCCAGGGCCCAAGAGGGCTAGGCCTGCCAGCACAGTCCACCCAGGCAGGGTGAGGGAGCCCAAGTGCCAGACCTCCGTCCAGGCAACCAACGAGGCCAAGCTGACCGTGTCCTGGCAGATCCCCTGGAACCTCAAGTACCTGAAGGTGAGGGAGGTGAAGTATGAGGTATGGATTCAGGAACAGGGGGAGAACACCTACATGCCTTACATCTTACCGCACCAGAACTACACCTTCTCCGAGAACATCAAACCTTTCACCACCTACTTGGTGTGGGTCCGCTGCATCTTCAACAAAACACTTCTGGGCCCTTTTGCAGATGTCCTCATGTGCAGAACCTGA
- the pomgnt2 gene encoding protein O-linked-mannose beta-1,4-N-acetylglucosaminyltransferase 2 isoform X2 has product MLPNLGPRRFQPALLDLSSVEDHNTQYFNFLELPAAALKFMPKPVFVPDVALILNRFNPDNLMHVFHDDLLPIFYTMGQYSDLDEEARLVFMEGWSEGPHFQLYRLLSSKQPLLKEQLRNFGKLLCFTKSYVGLSKMTTWYQYGFVQPQGPKANILVSGNEIRQFSSFLAEKLNVTVGEQTEKTDEYIVVFSRSLNRLILNEAELILALAQEFQMKVVTVSLEEQSFADIVRVLSRASMLVSMHGAQLVTSLFLPRGAAVVELYPYAVNPEHYAPYRTLTSLPGMDLQYVAWRNTKEENSVTFPERAWDQGGIAHLEKEEQERIMKSKEVPRHLCCRNPEWLFRIYQDTKVDIASLLDALHQGLASRPGPKRARPASTVHPGRVREPKCQTSVQATNEAKLTVSWQIPWNLKYLKVREVKYEVWIQEQGENTYMPYILPHQNYTFSENIKPFTTYLVWVRCIFNKTLLGPFADVLMCRT; this is encoded by the coding sequence ATGCTCCCTAACCTGGGCCCGCGCCGCTTCCAGCCCGCGCTGCTGGACCTATCCTCCGTGGAGGACCACAACACCCAGTACTTCAACTTCCTGGAGCTGCCCGCAGCCGCCCTCAAATTCATGCCCAagcctgtgtttgttcctgacgtCGCTCTCATTCTCAACCGCTTCAACCCTGATAACCTCATGCATGTCTTTCACGATGATTTGTTGCCCATATTCTACACCATGGGTCAGTACTCGGACCTGGATGAAGAGGCCCGGCTGGTCTTCATGGAGGGCTGGAGCGAGGGCCCCCACTTCCAGCTCTACCGCCTGCTGAGCAGTAAACAGCCGCTCCTCAAGGAGCAGCTGAGGAACTTCGGCAAGCTCCTGTGCTTCACCAAGTCCTATGTGGGCCTGTCCAAAATGACCACCTGGTACCAGTATGGCTTCGTCCAGCCTCAGGGACCCAAGGCAAACATACTGGTGTCGGGAAACGAGATCAGGCAGTTTTCATCGTTCTTGGCAGAGAAGCTGAACGTGACGGTGGGGGAGCAGACAGAGAAGACGGACGAGTATATTGTGGTCTTCAGCCGCTCTCTTAACAGGCTGATCCTGAACGAGGCGGAGCTGATCCTGGCACTAGCGCAGGAGTTCCAGATGAAGGTCGTCACCGTGTCCCTGGAGGAGCAGTCCTTTGCGGACATCGTCCGAGTCCTCAGCAGGGCGTCCATGCTGGTCAGTATGCATGGGGCCCAGCTGGtcacctctctcttccttcctcgtGGCGCCGCTGTGGTGGAGCTGTACCCATATGCCGTCAACCCAGAGCATTATGCTCCCTACAGGACACTGACCTCGCTGCCAGGTATGGACCTGCAGTATGTGGCCTGGAGGAACACCAAGGAGGAGAACTCTGTGACCTTCCCAGAGCGTGCCTGGGATCAGGGTGGCATTGCACACTtggagaaggaggagcaggAACGTATCATGAAGAGCAAGGAGGTGCCGCGACACCTGTGCTGTCGGAACCCAGAGTGGCTTTTCCGCATCTACCAGGATACCAAGGTGGACATTGCCTCCCTTCTGGATGCCCTGCACCAGGGACTGGCCTCCAGGCCAGGGCCCAAGAGGGCTAGGCCTGCCAGCACAGTCCACCCAGGCAGGGTGAGGGAGCCCAAGTGCCAGACCTCCGTCCAGGCAACCAACGAGGCCAAGCTGACCGTGTCCTGGCAGATCCCCTGGAACCTCAAGTACCTGAAGGTGAGGGAGGTGAAGTATGAGGTATGGATTCAGGAACAGGGGGAGAACACCTACATGCCTTACATCTTACCGCACCAGAACTACACCTTCTCCGAGAACATCAAACCTTTCACCACCTACTTGGTGTGGGTCCGCTGCATCTTCAACAAAACACTTCTGGGCCCTTTTGCAGATGTCCTCATGTGCAGAACCTGA